In the Enterobacter cloacae subsp. cloacae ATCC 13047 genome, GACGGGCTGGCCGGGCTGGAGATGGCGCAACGCTGGAAACCCGATCTTGTCTTGCTGGATGTCATGCTTCCCGGACTCAACGGAACTGAGGTGCTGGCCAGCCTGCGTCGCAAAAGCGATGTGCCCGTTATCATGGTGACGGCTATGGGCGATACGCCCGATCGCATCGGCGCGTTGAGATACGGGGCTGATGACTATGTCGTTAAACCCTATCATCCAGGTGAAGTCGTGGCACGGGTGCAGGCGGTGCTGCGCCGGAGCAATAAAAACACGCGCGAAGAAGAGATCCTTCGCTGGCAGACGCTGGAGGTGGATGTCACGGCCATTGTGGCGAGCATCATCAATGATGACAACACGCC is a window encoding:
- a CDS encoding response regulator, with product MLSRRVLIIEDDADAAGVLEAYLRRENYDVNVTGDGLAGLEMAQRWKPDLVLLDVMLPGLNGTEVLASLRRKSDVPVIMVTAMGDTPDRIGALRYGADDYVVKPYHPGEVVARVQAVLRRSNKNTREEEILRWQTLEVDVTAIVASIINDDNTPRVLDLTPTEFSLLTTLMRSPSRPFSRQYLLEHCLPESEALERVVDTHIYNLRKKLEAAGLSGVLVNVRGVGYRFRQP